GTAGCGAGAGATGAGAAGGTTGACATAATCTGGGAGTGGATATTGACGAGACCTTGCAGTAGAATCCACCAGGAAGTAATTGTTGACGAAGTCATTGCCACCAACAGTGATGAGAATTAACGCTTGATTCACCAGTCTTTTGGTTCTCGACACACCGATTAGAGCACTCATTCTTTGTTGGTACTCTTTAAAATTCTCTAATTGTTTGTGCATTTTGATTATGTTCATCTGCAAAGCTTGCATTAATAAGCATCGCCAACTACAACTGTTTGCATGTCAGAATATTCAATTTTGTATTGTACTTCTTTACAACCTTTTCAggaggaaaaagagagaaaaatatgaatttgtacgagactcttctattattttagtACTCGGTTTCACTCCACCCTCTATAATATGTTGGTGTTGGACCGTTAATGAATGCTGCTGAGGGCCATTAACTATAATCTTGAATCCACACTACCCTGTCTTAGATCCAGATAGATTCCATGGTTTATGGTTCCATGTTTTCTGGGGCTACTACTTTAGTACAATTTATCATCATCCATTTCACTTCTCAAATGGTATAATAACTTTATGATTGAAAAGAAATGGGTTAATCTCATGATAGTGAAGttagtaaaaaaagaaatatattaagaacagaaaaatgAATGTGAAACTATAGATTTTTcagtaataattaataacgttTAATGCTATCCAACATGAAAAGTAACAAAGGATTCATTCACTACATGACAGTGGCATGAAAGTGGTTACAACACGACCAAAGTTGAATTTGAAGGAGGAGGAATATCAGTTATAATTAATTGtcaatacaaaattttattagaaaaaatgaaactaaattatgacctttttttaataaatgtctCTTATGAGTCAGGTCATAGATTTGGTGCATACAACAGAGTAGACATATATCAGTCCTCTTTCAAAAGGGGCACATGCTTTGTTTTCTAAAAATGTACTTGtctacaatttaattaataccCACTTGTTCATCACAAATTCTAATTCCCACTCCTTCCTTCACAAAATTAGACCTAATTTTACTCTACTAATTCGAATTGTAAGATTCTTTTTGCAAAATTTACCCCTTGGCTTGGCACAAGCAACAAACATATCCAGCATTTTGAAGGCTAAACCCTATTGCCTTTCAACAGATACCTACCTCTttgttgaataaaaatattgtacaaACATAACTTCTCTTCCTGAAATCCAAACCTGTGTTGTTATTTGCTGTATTTATATGTTAATAAGACCCAACACATTATggtaatgatatttttaattgttagtAGTTATTTTCCAACGTAAAAAAGGTCAAAAAGTGGACCTACGTCTATTTATGATAGAGCACGCTCAGACTTTTGTGCATGCATATATGTAATTGTAGAAAACAAACTCCAATATTCCTTTTTTAGTATATTACTTTCTATCTTATAAAATTGACTCTAccaatatataaattcaataaaaataagatatataacATATTAAGAAAATGTGTTGCATGTTAACACTTATTGCACTCATCATGCAATAAAGAAACCAAGTGAAGTTTTCTGGTATTAGTTATCAAGCACTTACAAAGTGATCTCCTGTATCGTTAAGGATTCCAACTCCAGCTGAAGCAAAATTTGCACCAACTAATAGATTCTCTCTTGTTAAGTCAGGGCTCGAGTATGGCATTGTAGACTCAGCACCAAGTTCTTGACCTGAAACAACAACACCACCACTCATTATATACATCAATTCTAACGTTCGAGATGCTAAAGCTAGTGAtaatatctttttctttcacaGAGTACAAATATAAGAAGAGTTGTGTGAAAAATGTTCTAAAACTGGTTCAGACATGTTTCTTCTGACAAAAACCAGTGATGAACAAAAGCACACACTGATAATACAAAAAACTGGTTTTTGGAAACTTAACTGATAAAATCAGGAATGTTGAATCCATTAGAGAAGCGTCCGGTTGGTTTGTGAGTAGGGTAGTCAATTCCATAAGGAGGGGCATTGGCACGAGCAACTGTTTGCAAATAGTTGTTGTTTCCATTGTCAACTAGAGAATCTCCGAATACAAAGAATGCTCTTGGCCTGGCTTCACTTCTTGGGACAATTGCTCCTAGTACTAAAACTAAACCTAGGAGTACAATAGGAACAAAACTTGACGAGGGTGCCATCGAAATGAACCTTTGAATTGGCTTGGTTTCTGAAGAGTCTGTTTTGGAATAATGGGATGGAGAGTTTGTTACCTGAGATATGAGTGCTGTGCACGTAAATATCATAAATAGGATCATTGCATGAGAATAGGGCTTCTGATTTTGGATGCTCttttattgaagattttaagttgTAGAACTAAAATTGTGGCAACTTTACGAGCTTCATTGAGAAGGGTTGGTGGCATTACGCAAGAACAATGTGTTTCCACTTTCCAAGTCTATGGCTTTTGACTTTGGTTCCAACTTTGGATGAGATGGATAAATATACCCATTTTTCAGATAATTATATTATACCAATACAAtagttatttatgtttttcttatcTACAAATGTTTAAAGGTTTTGTTAAACGATTTAAACACgcttattaattttaaacaaaattatatatttataaatgaagTATTTGGAGGGTACTCTAATGCTTATGCATGACATTTATAACAGATTGTTATAATATgctaattaattacattttcgTCTCAACATTATATATCTATTGGACTGCATAACATTTGGGAGTCACATAAAATTTTCTTTCGCAGCAAGTTCAACTATCCTTCGGAGCATCATTTCATACCCACGTTGTACCCCTTCACATTGGGTGTCGAACACTTTTTTGGTTAGTGGtaattaatatgattttagaTTGGTCATATaagcatattttaattttgagttgtgtaatttgttttttgtttttaattcttttgaaataaaattattatttcctTAATATTATATGGACAATTTCAATTTGTTCActcttatatttatagaaaGTAACGTTCTTAAAATTTGATTGTTTTACAAGAATTAAAGtgtatttaaactaatttatatacactatattttttttttttatgataatgttTGGTGATGGTCTTGCACAATAAAGATTTCCTTCATAGTAATTGTAATAAGGAATTAATATTGAGCTAAGTCTACGGTGCAACGTCATTTTGTTACCCCACTTAATAAATTGTTCGTCACTTCTTCTTTTCCAACTTATGAGGCTATTAAAATTCTACCAACGTTGGAAAAAATGCTAATAAACGATATTAACGTACTCTCTTTCTCCACTTTACTGAGTAAACGtgatgaaacaaaaacaaaaaaagtggTCAATACTTGGAATTTGTATATATATCTACttttttggttttaaatttttgtttttaaaatgcaaatcatatttataaaaatggtaAAACTAATTGATGGTCAAGATGTTTCAGAATTATAACCACGCAAGGCTCATGTCATTAAATAGAAGTATTTAAAACTAGTAAGACTAGCTGGTGTTAATGTAAACCTTTTCCGCCAAACAAAACCCAGGGTCAGTGTGTTTGGTAACCTTTGAAACTTGACTCTCTGTCTTAAAAGCTGACATAAAAGTAAATGTAAACATATGAGTTGCAAGGCAACTCCCATATCCAAACACGGTGACGCtagacaaaatatttattttgaccACATCTATCGTTACTAAGTGCAAATTTGTAATAGGATTGCAActattttctttctatattgGATTTGTGATGTACATAGATTTTTCTTCAATTGCATATGCACAATGACCTTTCTAAAAATTGCCTTCATATTCAAGTTTTTCTACCTTATATTTTGTTGTCCTGCTTTTAAAACTGACTTATATGCACTTTTCGACATGAATAAATACTATTTATTCAAGCAATGATGGTAAAATGTGAATCAATACATCAAAATAAGGTGAGTCATGGACACTAGTGCAGTTTTATGTTTAGAGAGCatcttatatgcctcggttctccTGCAAACGAGGTAAACAGAGACGCGGTGGcattttgtgattttaaacaacttttatgcctcggtttacaaaagaaccgaggcctatgagtgtatatgcctcggttataatTTCAACCGAGGCAGTAATGCTGTCAAAAAATTCCAACCTTCCCGcttttttgaaattcaaaaataatgatgcaattttatgcctcgggtccCACTCAATCGAGGCCTATTTaggtttatgcctcggttttgaattaaccgaggcagtaaaccCAATTAGGTTTAAAAACCCCAAATCACAACATTGTTCCTGCGTCTTATTCATTCGAAAAAAAAAGGCAGCCGCTGGTTCAGAGAATCCAGGTCGCGCCACCACTGATTTTGCTCCTCCATCACGATGACTCCATGATTGTCCTCTTCATCTTTGAGAAGAGACTCTGTGAGCGCTGCGAAACCCTAGTGCTGCGAAACCCAGCGAGGGTTTCACCGGGAGAGTGAGAGGGTGAGGGAGATTGGGGATCTGGTACGGCGCAGAATCGAAGAGAAAGGCTTCGGGAGGGGGGGGTTTAATGGCCTGGATCATGCACACGTCGAAGATGGATATAGGGTTGAAGACGAGCCTCTGGATTTGAAGAGTTTTGGACAAGTCCTTGCTCCAGGTGAAGAGGATGTCAGGGATGAAGACATTGGGATGAGACTCTTTCAGGACAACTTCGATCTGAGGCTGGATGAAGTGCGCTGCCATGTGGATTTTTGCGACGGTGGTGCTCATGGTGGCTGAAACCATATTTTCCACAGCTTCCGGTAGACCCACACGGGTGTTGGGGAATTTGATGAGGTGGACGCAAATGTGGTGGTCGAAGGCTATGTCATCGTCGATGGTTTTCTGAAAGAGTTCGGCGTTGCCGGGAGTGGTGACGATTGTTACGTGCTGTCCACGTGAGGCGACCAAACGTGAGAGCTGAACCAGTGAGATTTGATGGGGGCGTGCGGTGGCAGATTGAAGTTGTGGTGGTTTGAAGGGGAAAGAAGAAGAGGCTGCTGGAAGAAGaagctttatttttttaattaggtttacccattaggcctcggttatgagaaaaccgaggcagtaaatattaaatatgtctCGGGTTagtaaccgaggcataaagtacTACCTTTTTACCTCGGTCGTATATGTCTCGGTTGTGGACCTGAAGCCAAAAGCTGAAAATAACCGCTGTCATTTCCCTTCCTTGCACTAGTGGGATGAACACAG
This region of Vigna unguiculata cultivar IT97K-499-35 chromosome 5, ASM411807v1, whole genome shotgun sequence genomic DNA includes:
- the LOC114186155 gene encoding GDSL esterase/lipase At5g33370-like, which produces MAPSSSFVPIVLLGLVLVLGAIVPRSEARPRAFFVFGDSLVDNGNNNYLQTVARANAPPYGIDYPTHKPTGRFSNGFNIPDFISQELGAESTMPYSSPDLTRENLLVGANFASAGVGILNDTGDHFMNIIKMHKQLENFKEYQQRMSALIGVSRTKRLVNQALILITVGGNDFVNNYFLVDSTARSRQYPLPDYVNLLISRYRKHLQKLYDLGGRRVIVTGTGPIGCAPAELAMRGKNGECSADLQRAAALYNPQLEQMIIELNNKIGSVVFIAANTALMHNDFITNPKAYGFNTSKVACCGQGPYNGMGLCLPISNLCPNRELHVFWDAFHPTQKANQLVVQQIMSGSTKYMKPMNLSTILAIDHFHQD
- the LOC114186272 gene encoding UDP-glucose flavonoid 3-O-glucosyltransferase 7-like, translated to MTAVIFSFWLQVHNRDIYDRAASSSFPFKPPQLQSATARPHQISLVQLSRLVASRGQHVTIVTTPGNAELFQKTIDDDIAFDHHICVHLIKFPNTRVGLPEAVENMVSATMSTTVAKIHMAAHFIQPQIEVVLKESHPNVFIPDILFTWSKDLSKTLQIQRLVFNPISIFDVCMIQAIKPPPPEAFLFDSAPYQIPNLPHPLTLPVKPSLGFAALGFRSAHRVSSQR